A segment of the Streptomyces sp. L2 genome:
GCGCCGTCCCGAGGTGTCCGTGGAGGTCGATGCCGGCCCCGAACGCGTCGAGGCCCAGCACGGACAGCGAGGCGTTCGCCGTCACGTCGGTCAGCAGGGTGAGGAGCGGCAGCGCGAGTGCCGTCGCGAGCGCCAGCCGTACCGCGCACTGCCTCACGAAGCGCGCCCCACCGGGGGGACTCCCGGCGCGCGGCCCGCCCGGCACCGGGGTCCGTACCGCCGTCAGCACCCCCGCCAGCAGCATCAGCAGAGCCGCCGCCACCGCCAGCAGCCAGACGCGCCCGTCCAGATCCGCCAGCCGGCCCAGGGTCACGGGCCGGTCGGAGCGGGGGGTCAGGAACTGGTCCAAGGGGTGGGGGAGCACGGTCGCGAGGGCACCGGTCGCCCTGCCGGTCCACGGGACGAACAGACCCAGCGAGACCCCGAGCCAGACTCCGTTCGGGGCGCCCAGGAGGGCCGCGCCGGCGATCCGCCGGGGGTGGTCGTCGCCGAGCGCGGCGTACGCGGCCGCCGCGATCCCCGCCACCACGGCCACGAGCTGCACGGTGACCAGCGCCGAGACCGCGGGCCGTACCACCCGGTGCACCACGCTCCAGCCGCGCGGCAGGGGCGTTCGGCGTGCGGCGAGCAGCGCGATCAGCAGAACCCCGGCGGACCAGGCGAAACCGCCGAGCAGGGTGGCCGCGGTGTCCACGGTGAACCCGACCGCCGCCTTGGCGTGGATGAGGTCGCCGATCCGGTCCGGCAGCAGTCCCCCGATGTCCCCGAGGCCGCCGAGTCCCGGAATGCTGATCCCGCCGCCCTTGCCGCCCCCGGCGCCGGGCAGCCTGCCGAGGCCGAGGGCCGCGCCGTCGAGGGTGATGACGTCGTGGCCGGCCCAGGCGAGACCGCCCAGCATCCCCACGAAGAGCGCGACCACCGTGCCCGCGCGCGCGAGGAGTTCGGCGGGGGCGATCACAACTCCGGCCGTGCGCAGGGACCGTAGGAAGAACCACGACAGCAGCAGCGCGCCCGCCAGGCTCACCCCGAGTGGCGTGATCTCGACGGCGGTGTGGGCCTGGGCGCCTTTCAGTCCAAAGGCGGACACATCGCCCGACGGGGAGACGGAACCACCTGCCCCCAGCACCACAACGGCCGCCGTCATGGGGCCCAGTGAGCCGGCCGAGTCCGCCCGCAGCAGGTGCAGACCGAGCGCGGCCGTCCCTCCCATGCCGATCAACGCCCAGCTCACGGCGGCGATCGCGGACATCAGGATGTCCGCCCAGGGCAGCCCGGCACCGGGCCCCGCGGCACCGGGCACCCCGGAACCGCTACCGCGCGGCCCGTTCGCGCGACGGGCGACGGGAACGTGACGCCAGGACCTGGCAGCGCTCATGGCAGACCCCCCGATCCACAGCGCGGCACCGGCGCCGCGCTTGTCCCCCTCGCGGGGGAATACCACTCTCCGGCCGGGTTTCAACCCCGTCAACGGCGCGCATCGAAGCGTGCGCCGGGGTTCTTCACAAGGCCCGGCTTTCGGTCATGGGCCGGAGCCTGAAATAGTTCCCCACGATGTTCGACATCCCTAGACTCCCTGCGATGGGGGAAACTCGGGGGACAACTCAGTGGGGCATGGAGTGCCGGAACTCGTACTGGAATCAAACGGACGGACCTGGACGCTCGATGCGTCCAGGCCCTACACCCTCGGCCGCGATCCGCAGGGTGACATCGTCTTCGACGACGCCAGGGTGTCCTGGCGCCACGCCACGGTCAGCTTCAACGGCCGCAGTTGGGTCGTCGAGGACCACGGCAGCACCAACGGAACGTTCGTGGGGGGCCAGCGGATCCACCAGCTGGAGGTCGGCCCCGGAACGGCCGTGTACCTCGGCAACGCGACCGACGGGCCGTGCCTGAACCTGTCCGGTGCCGCCGCGCCCGCGCAGGCGCAGCCGCAGGCGGCGCCGTACGCGGCCCAGGGCGCGGGCGCCGGCTGGTCCCAGACGCCGCAACAGGCCCCGCAGCAGCCCGCGGCACAGCAGCCGGCGGCACCGCAACAGGCCCCGCAGGCCGGATGGCAGCAGCCGCAGCAGCCCCAGCAGCCGGCGGCGTTCCCGCAGCAGCAGGGCGGCCCGGCCGAGCAGTTCGCGCAGAAGACGCCCGGTGGTGGCGCGGGGGCGCCGCCGGTCTACGGCGACCGCAGCCCGACGACCTTCCACCAGTTCTCCGTCGGCCGCGTGATGCGCATCGGCCGTGCCCTGGAGAACGAGCTGGTCGTCTCCGACCTGCAGGTCTCCCGGCACCACGCCGAGTTCCACTCGACGCCCGACGGCCGCTTCGAGATCCGCGACCTCGGCTCGCACAACGGCACGTACGTCAACGGCCAGCCGATCGCCAAGGGCGGTACGGCGCTCCTCGGCCCGACCGACATCGTCGGCGTCGGCCACTCCACCTTCCGCATCGTCGGCGACCGGCTCGAGGAGTTCGTCGACACCGGTGAGGTCTCCTTCTCGGCCCGCCACCTGACCGTCACGGTCGACGGCGGCAAGCAGATCCTCAAGGACGTCTCCTTCGGCGTCCCGGAGAAGTCGCTGATCGCGGTCATCGGCCCCTCCGGCTCCGGCAAGTCGACGCTCCTCAAGGCGCTCACCGGCTACCGGCCCGCCAACCAGGGCGAGGTGCTGTACGACAACCGCAACCTGTACAAGCAGTTCGCCGAGCTGCGCCAGCGCATCGGTCTGGTCCCGCAGGACGACATCCTGCACAAGGAGCTGACCGTCAAGAAGGCCCTGAAGTACGCGGCCAAGCTGCGCTTCCCGGCCGACACCACGGCGCAGGAACGCGACGCCCGCATCGAAGAGGTGCTGCGCGAGCTGAAGCTCGACATCCACAAGGACAAGAAGGTCACCTCCCTCTCCGGTGGCCAGCGCAAGCGTGTGTCGGTGGCCCTGGAGCTGCTCACCAAGCCGTCGCTGATCTTCCTGGACGAGCCCACCTCGGGCCTCGACCCGGGCATGGACCGCGACGTCATGCAGCTGCTGCGCGGTCTCGCCGACGACGGCCGTACGGTCCTCGTGGTCACCCACTCGGTGGCCGAGCTGGCGATCTGCGACAAGCTGCTGGTGATGGCCCCGGGCGGCTCGGTCGCCTACTTCGGTCCGCCGGAGGAGGCGCTGAACTTCTTCGGCTACGACACCTGGGCCGACGTCTTCTCCGCCTTCGAGAACTACCGCGACTACGACTGGGCGGGCCGCTGGAAGGGCTCGCAGCACTACCAGATGTACGCAGCGGACATCGACGCCGTGGCCCCGCAGTCCGTACACATGCCTCCGCCGCAGGCCATCAAGCCGCCCAAGCCGCAGGCGTGGGGCTCCCAGTTGATGACATTGATCCGGCGCTATGTGTCCGTCATCGTGTCCGACAAGGGCTTCCTCGCCCTGACGGTGATCCTGCCGGCCGTACTGGGTGCGGTCAGCCTGTTGATCGATCATGACAAGGGCCTGCTGGTCAACCCGGTCAACCCCAGGACGGGCGCCCACATCCCGAACGGCACGGCGACCACGGTCCTGCTGATCCTCGCGGTCGGCGCGTGCTTCGCGGGCGCCGCCAACTCCGTTCGTGAGCTGATCAAGGAACGGGTGATCTACGAGCGGGAACGGGCGACCGGCCTGTCCCGGTCCGCGTACCTGATGTCCAAGGTCGTCGTCCTCGGTGCCGTCACCGTGCTGCAGGGCCTGATGGTCGGCCTGATCGGCTTCTCCAGCCGCGAGGTGCCCGGCAAGGGCCTCGTCCTGGGCAGCTCGACGCTGTTCGAGCTGTGCCTGCCGATCATGGCGCTCGGCTTCACGTCGATGATGTTCGGCCTGGTGATCTCCTCGCTGGTGAAGACGGCCGAGAAGACCATGCCGCTGCTGGTCATGTTCGCGATCATCCAGGTCGTGTTCACCGG
Coding sequences within it:
- a CDS encoding FHA domain-containing protein, translated to MPELVLESNGRTWTLDASRPYTLGRDPQGDIVFDDARVSWRHATVSFNGRSWVVEDHGSTNGTFVGGQRIHQLEVGPGTAVYLGNATDGPCLNLSGAAAPAQAQPQAAPYAAQGAGAGWSQTPQQAPQQPAAQQPAAPQQAPQAGWQQPQQPQQPAAFPQQQGGPAEQFAQKTPGGGAGAPPVYGDRSPTTFHQFSVGRVMRIGRALENELVVSDLQVSRHHAEFHSTPDGRFEIRDLGSHNGTYVNGQPIAKGGTALLGPTDIVGVGHSTFRIVGDRLEEFVDTGEVSFSARHLTVTVDGGKQILKDVSFGVPEKSLIAVIGPSGSGKSTLLKALTGYRPANQGEVLYDNRNLYKQFAELRQRIGLVPQDDILHKELTVKKALKYAAKLRFPADTTAQERDARIEEVLRELKLDIHKDKKVTSLSGGQRKRVSVALELLTKPSLIFLDEPTSGLDPGMDRDVMQLLRGLADDGRTVLVVTHSVAELAICDKLLVMAPGGSVAYFGPPEEALNFFGYDTWADVFSAFENYRDYDWAGRWKGSQHYQMYAADIDAVAPQSVHMPPPQAIKPPKPQAWGSQLMTLIRRYVSVIVSDKGFLALTVILPAVLGAVSLLIDHDKGLLVNPVNPRTGAHIPNGTATTVLLILAVGACFAGAANSVRELIKERVIYERERATGLSRSAYLMSKVVVLGAVTVLQGLMVGLIGFSSREVPGKGLVLGSSTLFELCLPIMALGFTSMMFGLVISSLVKTAEKTMPLLVMFAIIQVVFTGCLFTLHGTLGVNEFSYLMPSRWAVAAAGSTLDFNNIAPNTDDPTSTDPLWDHQASAWGLDMVALIALGVVCGFFVARFLRRHEPEVMRK
- a CDS encoding streptophobe family protein; protein product: MSAARSWRHVPVARRANGPRGSGSGVPGAAGPGAGLPWADILMSAIAAVSWALIGMGGTAALGLHLLRADSAGSLGPMTAAVVVLGAGGSVSPSGDVSAFGLKGAQAHTAVEITPLGVSLAGALLLSWFFLRSLRTAGVVIAPAELLARAGTVVALFVGMLGGLAWAGHDVITLDGAALGLGRLPGAGGGKGGGISIPGLGGLGDIGGLLPDRIGDLIHAKAAVGFTVDTAATLLGGFAWSAGVLLIALLAARRTPLPRGWSVVHRVVRPAVSALVTVQLVAVVAGIAAAAYAALGDDHPRRIAGAALLGAPNGVWLGVSLGLFVPWTGRATGALATVLPHPLDQFLTPRSDRPVTLGRLADLDGRVWLLAVAAALLMLLAGVLTAVRTPVPGGPRAGSPPGGARFVRQCAVRLALATALALPLLTLLTDVTANASLSVLGLDAFGAGIDLHGHLGTALLLGAAWGAGAGAAGAALARACGVAGTRAAALATEAGAGAVEKAADKAADGATRGPVEHAGDGPYRPSSPYRPPDPGTNPYLRRPEGLREEPEDARPGPRSAPPGDDLSGAPTVAGPLGPAPSPLRPPRRGPETDRGRRPRRSPGTWPPPPPPPPPPAPPDTPKGRGH